In the genome of Girardinichthys multiradiatus isolate DD_20200921_A chromosome 7, DD_fGirMul_XY1, whole genome shotgun sequence, one region contains:
- the LOC124871660 gene encoding glucose-6-phosphatase 2-like isoform X2: MSTVGDPRNVFSVYFPLWFHLSHNVGTKMIWVAVVGDWTNLILKWILSGQRPYWWVHETHLFQNSSKPHLDQFHITCETGPGSPSGHAMGSSCVWYVIVTSALNFARSSCVSSVRSFQRFHLLRSILWTAFWVIQINVCISRVFIATHFPHQVLLGLVIGMLVAEAFDHIPCIYNASLKLYLQVNVFLLSFAVCFYLFLKLLDFDPLWSVTKAKIWCANPDWIHLDTTPFAGLWRNLGALFGLGLAVNSEIFIQSCKGKNGCKTIFKLMCMTANLTFLQLYDLIKMPNHSEALFYILSFCKSASVLFGVVAVIPYCVHLLIREEERKLRL, encoded by the exons ATGTCAACAGTGGGCGACCCTCGTAATGTTTTCTCTGTCTATTTCCCTCTCTGGTTCCATCTCAGTCATAACGTTGGTACCAAGATGATATGGGTGGCTGTTGTTGGAGACTGGACCAATCTTATTTTGAAGTG GATTCTGTCTGGACAGAGACCTTATTGGTGGGTTCATGAAACCCACTTATTCCAGAACAGCTCAAAGCCACATTTGGACCAGTTTCACATTACGTGTGAAACAGGGCCCG GTAGTCCATCTGGTCACGCCATGGGCTCATCTTGTGTGTGGTACGTGATTGTCACTTCTGCTCTAAACTTTGCCAGGTCCTCCTGCGTCTCCTCTGTCCGGAGCTTTCAAAG gtttCATCTCTTGAGGTCCATTTTGTGGACGGCTTTCTGGGTCATTCAGATAAACGTTTGCATTTCCAGAGTTTTCATTGCAACACACTTCCCTCATCAGGTTCTCCTCGGTCTAGTCATTG GTATGCTTGTTGCTGAGGCGTTTGACCATATTCCCTGCATCTACAACGCAAGCTTGAAACTGTACCTCCAGGTCAATGTCTTTCTTCTCTCGTTTgctgtttgcttttatttgttcctAAAGCTTCTGGACTTTGATCCTTTGTGGTCGGTCACCAAAGCTAAGATATGGTGCGCAAACCCAGATTGGATCCACCTAGACACCACACCGTTTGCCGGACTGTGGAGAAACCTGGGAGCCTTGTTCGGTCTGGGACTTGCAGTGAACTCTGAGATTTTCATCCAGAGCTGTAAGGGGAAGAACGGCTGCAAAACTATATTTAAACTCATGTGCATGACTGCTAATCTCACCTTTCTGCAGCTGTATGACCTCATCAAGATGCCAAATCACAGTGAGGCTCTATTTTACATACTGTCATTTTGCAAAAGCGCTTCAGTTCTTTTTGGTGTTGTTGCTGTCATACCCTACTGTGTTCATTTACTAATCAGAGAAGAGGAGAGAAAACTCAGATTATAA
- the LOC124871660 gene encoding glucose-6-phosphatase 2-like isoform X3, translating into MIWVAVVGDWTNLILKWILSGQRPYWWVHETHLFQNSSKPHLDQFHITCETGPGSPSGHAMGSSCVWYVIVTSALNFARSSCVSSVRSFQRFHLLRSILWTAFWVIQINVCISRVFIATHFPHQVLLGLVIGMLVAEAFDHIPCIYNASLKLYLQVNVFLLSFAVCFYLFLKLLDFDPLWSVTKAKIWCANPDWIHLDTTPFAGLWRNLGALFGLGLAVNSEIFIQSCKGKNGCKTIFKLMCMTANLTFLQLYDLIKMPNHSEALFYILSFCKSASVLFGVVAVIPYCVHLLIREEERKLRL; encoded by the exons ATGATATGGGTGGCTGTTGTTGGAGACTGGACCAATCTTATTTTGAAGTG GATTCTGTCTGGACAGAGACCTTATTGGTGGGTTCATGAAACCCACTTATTCCAGAACAGCTCAAAGCCACATTTGGACCAGTTTCACATTACGTGTGAAACAGGGCCCG GTAGTCCATCTGGTCACGCCATGGGCTCATCTTGTGTGTGGTACGTGATTGTCACTTCTGCTCTAAACTTTGCCAGGTCCTCCTGCGTCTCCTCTGTCCGGAGCTTTCAAAG gtttCATCTCTTGAGGTCCATTTTGTGGACGGCTTTCTGGGTCATTCAGATAAACGTTTGCATTTCCAGAGTTTTCATTGCAACACACTTCCCTCATCAGGTTCTCCTCGGTCTAGTCATTG GTATGCTTGTTGCTGAGGCGTTTGACCATATTCCCTGCATCTACAACGCAAGCTTGAAACTGTACCTCCAGGTCAATGTCTTTCTTCTCTCGTTTgctgtttgcttttatttgttcctAAAGCTTCTGGACTTTGATCCTTTGTGGTCGGTCACCAAAGCTAAGATATGGTGCGCAAACCCAGATTGGATCCACCTAGACACCACACCGTTTGCCGGACTGTGGAGAAACCTGGGAGCCTTGTTCGGTCTGGGACTTGCAGTGAACTCTGAGATTTTCATCCAGAGCTGTAAGGGGAAGAACGGCTGCAAAACTATATTTAAACTCATGTGCATGACTGCTAATCTCACCTTTCTGCAGCTGTATGACCTCATCAAGATGCCAAATCACAGTGAGGCTCTATTTTACATACTGTCATTTTGCAAAAGCGCTTCAGTTCTTTTTGGTGTTGTTGCTGTCATACCCTACTGTGTTCATTTACTAATCAGAGAAGAGGAGAGAAAACTCAGATTATAA
- the LOC124871660 gene encoding glucose-6-phosphatase 2-like isoform X1, whose product MMDFLHTLGVLTIQHLQNNYREYNSFLSFMSTVGDPRNVFSVYFPLWFHLSHNVGTKMIWVAVVGDWTNLILKWILSGQRPYWWVHETHLFQNSSKPHLDQFHITCETGPGSPSGHAMGSSCVWYVIVTSALNFARSSCVSSVRSFQRFHLLRSILWTAFWVIQINVCISRVFIATHFPHQVLLGLVIGMLVAEAFDHIPCIYNASLKLYLQVNVFLLSFAVCFYLFLKLLDFDPLWSVTKAKIWCANPDWIHLDTTPFAGLWRNLGALFGLGLAVNSEIFIQSCKGKNGCKTIFKLMCMTANLTFLQLYDLIKMPNHSEALFYILSFCKSASVLFGVVAVIPYCVHLLIREEERKLRL is encoded by the exons ATGATGGATTTTCTTCACACATTAGGTGTCCTAACTATACAGCATCTGCAGAACAACTACAGAGAATACAACAGCTTCCTCAGCTTCATGTCAACAGTGGGCGACCCTCGTAATGTTTTCTCTGTCTATTTCCCTCTCTGGTTCCATCTCAGTCATAACGTTGGTACCAAGATGATATGGGTGGCTGTTGTTGGAGACTGGACCAATCTTATTTTGAAGTG GATTCTGTCTGGACAGAGACCTTATTGGTGGGTTCATGAAACCCACTTATTCCAGAACAGCTCAAAGCCACATTTGGACCAGTTTCACATTACGTGTGAAACAGGGCCCG GTAGTCCATCTGGTCACGCCATGGGCTCATCTTGTGTGTGGTACGTGATTGTCACTTCTGCTCTAAACTTTGCCAGGTCCTCCTGCGTCTCCTCTGTCCGGAGCTTTCAAAG gtttCATCTCTTGAGGTCCATTTTGTGGACGGCTTTCTGGGTCATTCAGATAAACGTTTGCATTTCCAGAGTTTTCATTGCAACACACTTCCCTCATCAGGTTCTCCTCGGTCTAGTCATTG GTATGCTTGTTGCTGAGGCGTTTGACCATATTCCCTGCATCTACAACGCAAGCTTGAAACTGTACCTCCAGGTCAATGTCTTTCTTCTCTCGTTTgctgtttgcttttatttgttcctAAAGCTTCTGGACTTTGATCCTTTGTGGTCGGTCACCAAAGCTAAGATATGGTGCGCAAACCCAGATTGGATCCACCTAGACACCACACCGTTTGCCGGACTGTGGAGAAACCTGGGAGCCTTGTTCGGTCTGGGACTTGCAGTGAACTCTGAGATTTTCATCCAGAGCTGTAAGGGGAAGAACGGCTGCAAAACTATATTTAAACTCATGTGCATGACTGCTAATCTCACCTTTCTGCAGCTGTATGACCTCATCAAGATGCCAAATCACAGTGAGGCTCTATTTTACATACTGTCATTTTGCAAAAGCGCTTCAGTTCTTTTTGGTGTTGTTGCTGTCATACCCTACTGTGTTCATTTACTAATCAGAGAAGAGGAGAGAAAACTCAGATTATAA